CTAAGTTAACTTAGGCTTACCTAACGTAAGGAGAATGGTGTTGCCGCAGACCGCCTGCCCCGCCCCGACGACGGCCGAACGGATCCGCAGCGCGTGTGTCCGCGCCGGTGGCGCGCTTCTGGCGCTGGAAAGCGTGCAGCCGCGCCAGGACCCGGTCGTGACGCCGGTCCATCACCTACTGCCCGACGGATCCTTCGCGCTGGCACTTCCGAGTGCGGGCGACGGCCGGCCGCGAACCCCCGTCGCGGGATCGCAAGCGCTCCTCGAGTTGACCGACTACGCGCCGCTTCCGTTGCGGGAACCGGTGCGGTCGCTGGTGTGGGTGCGCGGGCACCTGCAGGACTTCCACCCGACCGAGGTTGCCGACACGGTCGACCTGATCGCCGCCGAGTGGCCGCATCCCGCCCTGCTTCAGGTCGACACCCCCCGGTCCGTGCCGCCGGAGGGGCAGGACCCGCGGTACACGCTGGTCCGGCTCGAGATCGCATCCGTCGTGGTCACCGACGCCAGCGGCGCCGAGCCCGTCAGCGTCGAGGATCTCCTCGCGGCGCGGCCCGACCCCTTCTGCGAGATCGAAGCGAACCTGCTGTGGCATCTGGACACCACCCACAGCGACGTGGTCGCGCGCCTCGTGTCCCGGCTGCCCGCACCGTTGCGGCGCGGGCAGGTGCGCCCGCTCGGCCTCGACCGGTACGGCGTGCGGTTCCGCGTCGAAGGCCAGGACCGAGACCACGACGTCCGGCTGCCGTTCCACAAGCCCGTGGACGACATGACCGGGTTGAGCCAGGCCATCCGGGTGCTGATGGGCTGCCCGTTCCTCAACGGCCTGCGCGCCCGCCAGTAGCCGAACTCGCCCCGGCGACCGCGCCACCGGCGGCCCAGGCCGCGTACGTTAACCGGGTGAATGGCGATCGACCACCGCACCGGCCCGAACCGCCGACCGAGCCGGCACAGGTGATTCGCCGCCGCGCCCGCCCGCCGACGCCGGCCGAACGAACCACGCCGCTGCCGCGGGCGACGCCACGCGTTACGCCGCCGCCTCCCCCCGCGCCGCCAGCACCGCGCACCCGGCAACCGCCCCCGCCACGGCCCACCGCACCGGGCGCGCGTCGCAGACGCGGGTGGCGCCGCTGGATCCGGGCGGTGGCATCGGTCCTGCTGATCGGCTCTCTGCTGGCCGGCATCGCCGCCGTCTGCGGGGCCGTCTGGTTCGACAGCCGGCTGCACCGCGACGAAATTCTGGCCGACTACCCGGGACGCCCCGGGCACGGCCGCGGGACGAACTGGTTGCTCGTCGGCTCGGACAGCCGCCTGGGACTCAGCCCACAACAGCAGCAGGACCTGGCCACCGGCGGCGACATCGGCAGCAGCCGGACCGACACCATCCTGCTGGTGCACTTGCCCGAGCTGTGGTCCGGTGGCCGGGTGACGATGGTGTCGATACCCCGCGACTCCTACGTCCCGATCCCCGGCCACGGCAGGGACAAGATCAACGCCGCCTTCGTGCTGGGTGGCGCGTCCTTGCTGGCCGAGACGGTGGAGCAGGCCACCGGGCTGCGCCTTGACCACTACGCCGAAATCGGGTTCGGCGGATTCGCCGGCGTGGTCGACGCGCTCGGCGGGGTAACGGTGTGTTTGGCGACCCCGCTCAGTGACCCCTTGGCCGGCATCGACCTGCCCGCCGGCTGCCAGAAGCTCAACGGCCGCAACGCCCTCGGGTACGTCAGGACGCGCGACACCCCCCGGGCGGACCTGGATCGGATGGACAATCAGCGGCAGTTCGTGGGGGCGCTGCTGCACGCCGCCGCCAGCCCCGCGGTGTGGCTCAACCCCTGGCGCTGGTACTCGGTGCCGCGTGCGGTTGCCGACGCCCTGACCGTTGACCGCAACGACCACGTCTGGGACCTGGCCCGCCTCGGCTGGGGCCTGCACGACTCCCCCACGGCGCTGACCGTCCCCATCGGCGAGTTCACCAGTGGCGACGCCGGATCGGTGGTGGTGTGGAACCACGAAGAGGCCAGCCGGCTGTTCGAGGCGCTGGCCACCGATTCGCCCGTGCCCACGGCGCCGCCGGACTAACCGCCGCTCTCGCTTGCGCGGCCGTTCTGTAGATACGCCTTGGTGCGGCCCGGGTGGTGGGTGGCGAGCCAGGCCACGCCGACGTCCCGGCAGAAGTCGAGGTCTTCGTACTCGTCGACGTTCCAGCAGTACACGGCCCGGCCCTGGGCGATGGCGCGATCCGCGAGTTGGGGATATTCCTTCAACGCCGCCAGCGAAGGCCCGACGGCGGTGGCGCCGACGGCGGTGGCTGCGCCGCTGGTCAGGTAGCGCGGGGTCTTGCCGAGCAGCACGGTCGGCAGCAACGGCGCGGCTCGCCGGATCCGCCAGACCGCGGCCGCCGAAAACGACATCACCACCGCACGCGACCGGTCCGCGGAGGCGGGCGCGGCGATGCCGAACCGGTGCAGCAGCGCGAGCAGCTTGGTTTCCACCAGCGAGCCGTACCGCACCGGATGCTTGGTCTCGATGAACAGCTTCACCGGCCTGCGCCAGTCCAGGACGAGCGAAACCAGCGCGTCCAGGGTCAACAAACTCGTGTCACCGTGCGTGCCGTCCGCACGCCAGCTGTCGTGCCACGCTCCGTACTCCAACTCACGCAACTCGGCGAGGGTCGTCGTGCTCACCAAGCCGGCCCCGGTCGATGTGCGGTCCAGCCGGCGGTCGTGGACGCACACCAGGTGGCCGTCGCGGGTCAGGCGCACGTCGCATTCCACGCCATCGGCGCCCTCTTTGAGCGCGAGGTCGTAGGCGGCCAGTGTGTGTTCGGGGCGCGCGGCCGATGCGCCGCGGTGGGCCACCACAAAGGGATGCCCGGCGAGCACCTCCTCGGCCCACGTCATGCGCCTAATGCTGCCGCTTCCTGCCCCTCCAGCTCAACCGGGCCCGACGCCGGCGAAGCATCTTCGGAGATCACAACCCAGCGGTGCGCGGGGCGTTCGACCGGTTTGCGCTCGAACCCTTCGAACACCCGGGCCGCTGCGGCCACCGTGAGCGCCGCGAGCAAGTACGCGAAAACCATCGTGACGGTGTTGTTCGCGATGCCTTGGGCGTCCGTGGCGAAGCTGGTCGCCATAGCGAAGGCGGAGGCCAGGTAGCTGGCCACCCAGGCGATCCACCACTCCACAATGGGTCTGCGTATCCGGGCGTAATGCTCCTCCACGATCGCCAGCTCGATGACGTAGACCGGGGCCCACAGCAAATTGGCCAGCGGCACCACGCACCCGGCCCACAATGCTCGGGTGGACCTGGGCTCCGGCAGGCCGTGATGCGCGAACACGGCCGCGCGCCGGGCAATAAGCCAACGGATCAGCATCGCCCCGGAGCTGAGCACCGCCACGATCGCGGCCACGCTGGCCAGGACGCCGAGCCAATCCGCGCCGGCGGCGACCCAAGAATCCAGCAAGGTATTCCGGTTGACGATCAGCAGCACATAGCGCACGACGTAGACCAGGGCGGCGATGCCGAGGACGAGCGCGCTGACGAACAGCGTGGTGCGGATCGTCGGGGCCGACGGCGCTGGGTGCGTCGGTGGCCCGGCGGCCGCGGCCGTCGGTTCGACGCGGTCGGCCAGACCCCACCGCGGCATCACGGCGTAGCGCGGGGTGGGGCCGAGGGGCCGCCGTCCCCGCCGGGGCGGCGGCGCGGCGCCGGGACGCACCGCGATCCAGCGGAAGCCCGGCGGCAGCCGCGGCGGGGTGCGCTGCCATCCCCGAGCCGCGGACGGTCGGCTCGCCGGCGCGGGGCTGTGTGGACTCCATCGTGGATCGGGCGCCGGCGCATCCGCCAGGGGTGCCATCAGGGCTCCGCGGCACCGGGGACACCACTCGCGTTGCCGCTCGCGCACGTTCCACCGAGTGCCGCACTGGGAGCACACCTGGATCACCGGACCAGCGTAACCTCGCCACGACACACCCCGCGTGCGGCGAGCTGTGGGGGCCGCAGGGCGCTCAGCAACGGCCGGAGCCGATCCGTCGGCTACTTATTCGGCTACGGCGGCTATCCACAATTTCCACAGGTTTATCCACATGGCCCCATTGGGTAAGGGAAGCGTTACTACAGCCCTACCGGCTGGCCGTGGTGTCACTGTGGATAACACCGCGGCGTTGGAGCTGTGTCATCGACAGCCCAAAAAGGTCGTTGAGCGAAATGCTCAGCACTCGCGCAGCAGACCGCGGCAGACGGCGGCTGGGCCGGGCCGACCTTTCGGCCGGCCCCAGCCCGCGAACGCCGCCGAACCCCAGCTCAGAGTGTTATTTTCCAAGCCCGCCCGGAAGCGCTATGATCGCCTTCGCGCAAAATTGTTGTGACTCACCTCACTACCGAGAGGTGGGGAGCGGGTGAAAGGCGATTGATGGCCACGCATTCGTTCGGTCCGGGTTCAGCGGCCCCCTCGACGTCGGGCTCCGGCTCGCCTGCGTGGAATCACAGCCACAGCGTCGCCGCATTGCGCGCC
This genomic interval from Mycobacterium sp. SMC-2 contains the following:
- a CDS encoding glycerophosphodiester phosphodiesterase; this encodes MTWAEEVLAGHPFVVAHRGASAARPEHTLAAYDLALKEGADGVECDVRLTRDGHLVCVHDRRLDRTSTGAGLVSTTTLAELRELEYGAWHDSWRADGTHGDTSLLTLDALVSLVLDWRRPVKLFIETKHPVRYGSLVETKLLALLHRFGIAAPASADRSRAVVMSFSAAAVWRIRRAAPLLPTVLLGKTPRYLTSGAATAVGATAVGPSLAALKEYPQLADRAIAQGRAVYCWNVDEYEDLDFCRDVGVAWLATHHPGRTKAYLQNGRASESGG
- a CDS encoding DUF2470 domain-containing protein, which gives rise to MVLPQTACPAPTTAERIRSACVRAGGALLALESVQPRQDPVVTPVHHLLPDGSFALALPSAGDGRPRTPVAGSQALLELTDYAPLPLREPVRSLVWVRGHLQDFHPTEVADTVDLIAAEWPHPALLQVDTPRSVPPEGQDPRYTLVRLEIASVVVTDASGAEPVSVEDLLAARPDPFCEIEANLLWHLDTTHSDVVARLVSRLPAPLRRGQVRPLGLDRYGVRFRVEGQDRDHDVRLPFHKPVDDMTGLSQAIRVLMGCPFLNGLRARQ
- a CDS encoding LCP family protein, which codes for MASVLLIGSLLAGIAAVCGAVWFDSRLHRDEILADYPGRPGHGRGTNWLLVGSDSRLGLSPQQQQDLATGGDIGSSRTDTILLVHLPELWSGGRVTMVSIPRDSYVPIPGHGRDKINAAFVLGGASLLAETVEQATGLRLDHYAEIGFGGFAGVVDALGGVTVCLATPLSDPLAGIDLPAGCQKLNGRNALGYVRTRDTPRADLDRMDNQRQFVGALLHAAASPAVWLNPWRWYSVPRAVADALTVDRNDHVWDLARLGWGLHDSPTALTVPIGEFTSGDAGSVVVWNHEEASRLFEALATDSPVPTAPPD
- a CDS encoding DUF4328 domain-containing protein; protein product: MIQVCSQCGTRWNVRERQREWCPRCRGALMAPLADAPAPDPRWSPHSPAPASRPSAARGWQRTPPRLPPGFRWIAVRPGAAPPPRRGRRPLGPTPRYAVMPRWGLADRVEPTAAAAGPPTHPAPSAPTIRTTLFVSALVLGIAALVYVVRYVLLIVNRNTLLDSWVAAGADWLGVLASVAAIVAVLSSGAMLIRWLIARRAAVFAHHGLPEPRSTRALWAGCVVPLANLLWAPVYVIELAIVEEHYARIRRPIVEWWIAWVASYLASAFAMATSFATDAQGIANNTVTMVFAYLLAALTVAAAARVFEGFERKPVERPAHRWVVISEDASPASGPVELEGQEAAALGA